One region of Streptomyces subrutilus genomic DNA includes:
- a CDS encoding helix-turn-helix transcriptional regulator produces the protein MTDTPARLLSLLSLLQTPREWPGSELAERLRVSPRTIRRDIERLRELGYPVEATLGAEGGYRLVAGAAMPPLLLDDEEAVAIAVGLRAGAGHAIEGVEEASVRALAKLEQVLPSRLRRRVGALQSATVALTRGDGPTVAPGTLTTIASAVAGPERLRFAYEAGDGARTRRLVEPYRLVSAGSRWYLVAYDLEREDWRTFRVDRVGEALATGARFAPRELPMDPQEFVRRGLRGRQTYAVEVTFAAGAAELPQWLREAAVPEADGGVGRTGTRVRFDSGDAPEWLVARLALTGLAFTVREPAVLRDAAGALGARLTSAASAR, from the coding sequence ATGACCGACACCCCGGCACGGCTGCTCTCCCTGCTGTCCCTGCTCCAAACGCCGCGCGAATGGCCCGGGAGCGAGCTCGCGGAGCGGCTGCGGGTGAGCCCCCGTACGATCCGGCGCGACATCGAACGGCTGCGGGAGCTCGGCTATCCGGTCGAGGCCACGCTGGGGGCGGAGGGCGGCTACCGGCTGGTGGCGGGGGCGGCGATGCCGCCGCTGCTCCTCGACGACGAGGAGGCGGTGGCGATCGCGGTGGGGCTGCGGGCGGGGGCCGGGCATGCGATCGAGGGGGTCGAGGAGGCCTCCGTACGGGCCCTGGCCAAGCTGGAGCAGGTGCTTCCGTCCCGGCTGCGGCGCCGGGTGGGCGCGCTGCAGTCGGCCACGGTCGCGCTGACCCGGGGCGACGGGCCGACCGTGGCCCCGGGCACGCTGACGACGATCGCCTCCGCGGTGGCGGGGCCGGAGCGGCTGCGGTTCGCGTACGAGGCGGGGGACGGGGCCCGGACGCGGCGGCTGGTGGAGCCGTACCGGCTGGTGAGCGCGGGGAGCCGCTGGTACCTGGTCGCCTACGACCTGGAGCGCGAGGACTGGCGGACCTTCCGGGTGGACCGGGTGGGCGAGGCCTTGGCGACGGGGGCGCGGTTCGCGCCCCGGGAACTGCCGATGGATCCGCAGGAGTTCGTCCGCAGGGGGCTGCGGGGCCGGCAGACGTACGCCGTGGAGGTCACCTTCGCGGCGGGGGCGGCGGAGCTGCCGCAGTGGTTGCGGGAGGCGGCCGTGCCGGAGGCGGACGGTGGCGTCGGCCGCACGGGCACCCGGGTCCGCTTCGACAGCGGCGACGCTCCGGAGTGGCTGGTGGCGCGCCTCGCCCTGACGGGGCTGGCGTTCACGGTGCGGGAGCCTGCCGTGTTGCGGGACGCGGCCGGGGCGTTGGGCGCGCGGCTCACGTCGGCGGCGTCGGCCCGGTAG
- a CDS encoding sigma-70 family RNA polymerase sigma factor, with protein sequence MATRAVARRQSTGSARAVGGEIADRDLVGMYLDEIARTPLLDAAKEVELSQIIEAGVYAQQILDGVIEREGGAPSREELEALAAEGERAKEVFIRSNLRLVVAVARRYPRSGLPLLDLIQEGNAGLVRAVEKFDYAKGFKFSTYATWWIRQAITRSIADQSRTIRLPVHLVEELGRIRRVQREFNRENGREPEHAEIAAELDSTEKRVGDVLDWARDPVSLNMSVDDDGDTQFGDLLEDTSAISPEQSVLSLLRSEELEDLLGKLDQRTASIIKMRYGIDDGRERTLTEVGKQHGLTRERIRQIEKHALLELKRMARDTGFDAVA encoded by the coding sequence ATGGCAACCCGCGCCGTCGCCCGTCGTCAGTCCACGGGCAGCGCCCGCGCTGTGGGCGGGGAGATCGCAGACCGCGACCTGGTCGGCATGTACCTCGACGAGATCGCGCGCACGCCGCTGCTCGACGCGGCCAAGGAAGTGGAGCTGTCCCAGATCATCGAGGCGGGCGTGTACGCCCAGCAGATCCTCGACGGCGTCATAGAGCGCGAGGGCGGAGCGCCCTCCCGCGAGGAGCTCGAGGCGCTGGCCGCCGAGGGCGAGCGCGCCAAGGAAGTCTTCATCCGCTCCAACCTGCGCCTCGTGGTGGCCGTGGCCCGCCGCTACCCGCGCAGCGGCCTGCCGCTCCTCGACCTCATCCAGGAGGGCAACGCCGGCCTGGTCCGCGCGGTCGAGAAGTTCGACTACGCCAAGGGCTTCAAGTTCTCCACGTACGCCACGTGGTGGATCCGCCAGGCCATCACCCGCTCCATCGCCGACCAGTCCCGCACCATCCGCCTCCCCGTCCACCTGGTCGAGGAGCTCGGCCGGATCCGGCGCGTCCAGCGGGAGTTCAACCGCGAGAACGGCCGGGAGCCGGAGCACGCCGAGATCGCCGCCGAGCTGGACTCGACGGAGAAGCGCGTGGGCGACGTACTGGACTGGGCGCGCGACCCGGTCAGCCTCAACATGTCCGTGGACGACGACGGCGACACCCAGTTCGGCGACCTCCTCGAGGACACCTCCGCCATCTCGCCGGAGCAGTCGGTCCTTTCGCTGCTGCGCAGCGAGGAGCTGGAGGACCTGCTCGGCAAGCTCGACCAGCGCACCGCGTCGATCATCAAGATGCGGTACGGCATCGACGACGGCCGCGAGCGCACCCTGACCGAGGTCGGCAAGCAGCACGGCCTGACCCGCGAGCGCATCCGGCAGATCGAGAAGCACGCCCTGCTCGAACTGAAGCGCATGGCCCGCGACACCGGCTTCGACGCCGTGGCCTAG
- a CDS encoding dioxygenase family protein, which yields MTASVPTRMPALYLSHGAPPLADDPLWPGELAAWSAQLPRPTAILMVSAHWEEAPLALGATRPVPLVYDFWGFPEHYYQVRYEAPGAPRLAASVRKLLQAPGAPVQDVPDRGLDHGAYVPLVEMFPQADIPVLQISMPTLDPRRLMGIGRKLAPLRDEGVLIVGSGFFTHNLAALRHPGPGVPAWSAEFDAWGHEALAAGDLDSLLDFEAKSPSGRLAHPRTEHFAPLFVTLGAAEASGDLATRRDAVDGFWMGLSKRSLQFG from the coding sequence ATGACCGCCTCCGTCCCGACCCGCATGCCGGCGCTCTACCTCAGCCACGGAGCGCCGCCGCTCGCGGACGACCCGCTCTGGCCGGGCGAGCTGGCCGCCTGGTCCGCGCAGCTGCCCCGCCCCACCGCGATCCTGATGGTCTCGGCCCACTGGGAGGAGGCCCCGCTCGCCCTCGGCGCCACCCGGCCCGTCCCGCTCGTCTACGACTTCTGGGGCTTCCCCGAGCACTACTACCAGGTGCGCTACGAGGCCCCGGGCGCCCCGCGGCTCGCCGCGTCCGTCCGCAAGCTGCTCCAGGCCCCCGGCGCCCCGGTCCAGGACGTACCGGACCGCGGCCTGGACCACGGCGCGTACGTCCCGCTGGTGGAGATGTTCCCGCAGGCCGACATCCCGGTCCTGCAGATCTCCATGCCGACGCTGGACCCGCGCCGCCTGATGGGCATCGGCCGCAAGCTGGCGCCCCTGCGCGACGAGGGGGTCCTGATCGTCGGCAGCGGGTTCTTCACCCACAACCTCGCCGCCCTGCGGCACCCGGGCCCCGGCGTGCCCGCCTGGTCGGCCGAGTTCGACGCGTGGGGCCACGAGGCCCTCGCCGCCGGCGACCTGGACTCGCTGCTCGACTTCGAGGCCAAGTCCCCGTCGGGCCGCCTCGCCCACCCCCGTACGGAGCACTTCGCCCCGCTCTTCGTCACCCTCGGCGCGGCCGAGGCCTCCGGCGACCTCGCCACCCGCCGCGACGCGGTCGACGGCTTCTGGATGGGCCTCTCGAAGCGCTCCCTCCAGTTCGGCTAG
- a CDS encoding MFS transporter translates to MPKTAATPPQPVADPSRWKALVFIALAQLMVVLDATIVNIALPSAQTDLGISDGNRQWVITAYALAFGGLLLFGGRIADKWGRKNAFVVGLIGFALASALGGAANGEAMMLGARALQGAFGALLAPAALSLLAVMFTDAKERAKAFGIYGAIAGGGGAVGLILGGVLTEYLNWRWTFLVNIPFAIIAAIGAWMVIREPAGSRNRAPLDIPGVVLSTLGLVALVYGFTRAESAGWSDGLTVGMFVASVVLLAAFVLVESKVKSPLLPLRVLLERNRGGVYLSLGLAVISMFGLFLFLTYYLQVVKGYSPVMTGFAFLPMIAGMITGSTQIGARLMTRVAPRLLMAPGFLLAATGMLLLTQLEVGSSYPALILPAQLLLGLGMGTAFMPAMSLSTYGVNPADAGVASAMVNTSQQVGGAIGTALLNTIAASATTAYLTDHAAEAAAGGAAAKLIQAQAMVEGYSSAIWWAVGILVASSVIALTFINIGRPGAGGPVASGSGATEDSEFKIPVIAH, encoded by the coding sequence ATGCCGAAAACAGCCGCGACTCCGCCGCAGCCGGTCGCAGACCCCAGCCGCTGGAAGGCGCTCGTCTTCATAGCCCTGGCGCAGCTGATGGTCGTCCTCGACGCGACGATCGTGAACATCGCCCTGCCCTCCGCCCAGACCGACCTCGGCATCTCCGACGGCAACCGCCAGTGGGTCATCACCGCGTACGCGCTGGCCTTTGGAGGCCTGCTCCTCTTCGGCGGCCGCATCGCCGACAAGTGGGGCCGCAAGAACGCCTTCGTCGTCGGCCTCATCGGCTTCGCCCTGGCCTCCGCGCTCGGCGGCGCCGCGAACGGCGAGGCCATGATGCTGGGCGCCCGCGCCCTCCAGGGTGCCTTCGGCGCACTGCTCGCCCCGGCGGCCCTCTCCCTGCTCGCGGTGATGTTCACCGACGCCAAGGAACGCGCCAAGGCCTTCGGCATCTACGGTGCCATCGCGGGCGGCGGCGGCGCCGTCGGCCTGATCCTCGGCGGCGTCCTCACCGAGTACCTCAACTGGCGCTGGACCTTCCTCGTCAACATCCCCTTCGCGATCATCGCGGCCATCGGTGCCTGGATGGTCATCCGCGAGCCCGCCGGCTCCCGCAACCGCGCGCCGCTCGACATCCCCGGCGTGGTGCTGTCCACACTCGGTCTCGTCGCGCTGGTGTACGGCTTCACCCGCGCCGAGTCCGCCGGCTGGTCGGACGGCCTCACCGTGGGCATGTTCGTCGCCTCGGTGGTGCTGCTGGCGGCGTTCGTCCTCGTCGAGTCCAAGGTGAAGTCCCCGCTGCTGCCGCTGCGCGTCCTGCTGGAGCGCAACCGCGGCGGTGTCTACCTCTCACTGGGCCTGGCCGTCATCTCGATGTTCGGCCTGTTCCTCTTCCTCACGTACTACCTGCAGGTCGTGAAGGGCTACTCGCCCGTCATGACCGGGTTCGCCTTCCTGCCGATGATCGCGGGCATGATCACGGGCTCCACGCAGATCGGCGCCCGGCTGATGACCCGCGTCGCGCCCCGCTTGCTGATGGCCCCGGGCTTCCTGCTCGCCGCCACCGGCATGCTGCTGCTGACCCAGCTCGAGGTCGGGTCCTCGTACCCGGCGCTGATCCTGCCGGCGCAGCTGCTGCTGGGCCTCGGCATGGGCACGGCCTTCATGCCGGCCATGTCGCTGTCCACGTACGGCGTGAACCCGGCCGACGCCGGCGTCGCCTCCGCCATGGTCAACACCTCGCAGCAGGTCGGCGGCGCCATCGGTACCGCGCTGCTGAACACCATCGCCGCGTCGGCGACCACCGCCTACCTGACCGACCACGCGGCCGAGGCCGCGGCGGGCGGTGCGGCGGCCAAGCTGATCCAGGCGCAGGCCATGGTCGAGGGGTACTCCTCCGCGATCTGGTGGGCGGTCGGCATCCTCGTCGCCAGCTCGGTCATCGCGCTGACCTTCATCAACATCGGTCGTCCCGGTGCGGGCGGCCCGGTGGCCTCCGGCTCCGGAGCCACCGAGGACAGCGAGTTCAAGATTCCGGTGATCGCCCACTGA
- a CDS encoding TetR/AcrR family transcriptional regulator encodes MKRPSPTAPAALPVPGAAADLAAPRAGTCAAAAAAAATRGSRGPVPRPRADAVRNRERILAAAREAFVEFGSTAAFDEVARRAGIGNATLYRHFPDRPTLVHHVVLYVMGRVGAQAEAALAEEPDAFAALCRFTHAAADERIGALCTMLGGDFDREHPELLAARGALEAGVEALLAAGQDAGLVRTDIGVGDLMVALSQLSRPLPGIACPDADRFVHRHLQLFLDGLRAPARSELPGSASTFEDLRKKLR; translated from the coding sequence ATGAAGCGCCCCAGCCCCACCGCCCCGGCGGCCCTGCCCGTCCCGGGAGCGGCCGCGGACCTGGCGGCGCCCCGGGCCGGCACCTGCGCCGCCGCCGCGGCGGCAGCCGCGACCCGCGGGTCCCGGGGTCCCGTCCCGCGCCCGCGCGCCGACGCCGTCCGCAACCGCGAGCGGATCCTGGCGGCGGCCCGCGAGGCCTTCGTCGAGTTCGGCTCCACGGCCGCCTTCGACGAGGTCGCCCGCCGGGCCGGCATCGGGAACGCCACCCTGTACCGGCACTTTCCCGACCGCCCCACCCTCGTCCACCACGTCGTGCTCTACGTGATGGGCCGGGTCGGCGCGCAGGCCGAGGCCGCGCTCGCCGAAGAACCCGACGCCTTCGCGGCGCTGTGCCGGTTCACGCACGCCGCCGCCGACGAGCGGATCGGCGCCCTGTGCACCATGCTCGGCGGCGACTTCGACCGCGAGCACCCCGAACTCCTCGCGGCGCGCGGCGCCTTGGAGGCGGGCGTCGAGGCCCTGCTGGCCGCCGGCCAGGACGCCGGACTGGTCCGCACGGACATCGGCGTCGGCGATCTGATGGTCGCCCTGTCCCAGCTCAGCCGTCCGCTTCCCGGTATCGCCTGCCCCGACGCGGACCGCTTCGTCCACCGTCATCTCCAGCTCTTCCTCGACGGGCTGCGGGCTCCGGCCCGCTCCGAACTGCCCGGTTCCGCCTCGACGTTCGAGGACCTGAGGAAGAAACTCAGGTGA
- a CDS encoding M6 family metalloprotease domain-containing protein has product MPQTRRRIRRSRRTSAYIGLTALALGVTATASTGISSRGHSAAGAVASTVESALAPCRIAGTMGVQMSEGLPTPPGYARSTGEVKALNLMIDFPDAKGEGTALDRMAEFFPQTSNWFRTSSYGRLSYRAEAPIRTWLRMPMPFAAYGIERGSAYEPGYRQLVEHIAKAADSEVDFSKYDLVNILVTPNAGPSALDTVLSVTFSGNAEAPVADGVPLANTSFVYSRQDDGSGTYRETGYRVLPHENGHVFGLPDLYTSDGGGAVGHWDIMSEDWGSNNDLLGWHKWKLGWLDSTQISCAAKSGTSDHVLTPLAVSGGAKLAFVPLSESAGYAVEVRTQAGNDEAVCKPGVLIYKVDSDVDTGQGPVTVSDSAGSSGGCTRRPNVHAELSDAPFRPGETFTDEQAGISVSVVGEPRNGSYQVRITRP; this is encoded by the coding sequence ATGCCGCAGACCCGCCGCCGGATACGCAGATCACGCCGCACCAGCGCGTACATCGGCCTGACCGCGCTGGCCCTCGGCGTCACGGCGACGGCGAGCACGGGGATATCCAGCCGCGGCCACTCGGCGGCCGGTGCCGTGGCCTCGACGGTCGAATCGGCCCTCGCACCCTGCCGGATCGCCGGCACGATGGGCGTCCAGATGTCCGAGGGACTGCCGACGCCGCCCGGGTACGCGCGCTCGACCGGCGAGGTCAAGGCACTCAACCTGATGATCGACTTCCCCGACGCGAAGGGCGAGGGCACGGCCCTGGACCGGATGGCGGAGTTCTTCCCCCAGACCTCCAACTGGTTCCGGACCAGCTCCTACGGCCGGCTCAGCTACCGGGCCGAAGCCCCGATAAGGACCTGGCTGCGGATGCCGATGCCCTTCGCGGCGTACGGGATCGAGCGCGGGTCCGCGTACGAGCCGGGCTACCGCCAGCTCGTCGAGCACATCGCCAAGGCCGCCGACTCCGAGGTGGACTTCAGCAAGTACGACCTGGTCAACATCCTGGTCACGCCGAACGCCGGGCCGTCCGCCCTGGACACCGTCCTGTCGGTGACCTTCTCGGGCAACGCCGAGGCGCCGGTCGCCGACGGGGTGCCGCTCGCCAACACGTCCTTCGTCTACAGCCGGCAGGACGACGGATCGGGAACCTACCGGGAAACCGGCTACCGGGTCCTGCCGCACGAGAACGGGCACGTCTTCGGCCTGCCCGACCTGTACACCTCCGACGGCGGGGGCGCGGTCGGGCACTGGGACATCATGAGCGAGGACTGGGGCTCCAACAACGACCTGCTGGGCTGGCACAAGTGGAAGCTGGGCTGGCTGGACAGCACGCAGATCAGCTGCGCGGCGAAGTCCGGCACCAGCGACCACGTCCTGACGCCGCTGGCGGTCTCGGGCGGGGCGAAGCTGGCCTTCGTGCCGCTGTCCGAGAGCGCCGGGTACGCGGTGGAGGTCCGCACGCAGGCCGGAAACGACGAGGCCGTCTGCAAACCCGGCGTCCTCATCTACAAGGTGGACTCCGACGTGGACACCGGGCAGGGCCCGGTGACGGTGTCGGACAGCGCGGGCTCGAGCGGCGGCTGCACCCGGCGGCCGAACGTCCACGCGGAGCTGTCGGACGCGCCGTTCCGGCCGGGCGAGACGTTCACCGACGAGCAGGCGGGCATCAGCGTCTCGGTGGTCGGCGAACCGCGCAACGGCAGCTACCAGGTGCGGATCACCAGGCCCTGA
- a CDS encoding TOBE domain-containing protein, protein MESYTIGQAARLLGVSVDTARRWADADRFPTRRDGKRRIVDGPDLAAFCVEAAQEASPAEDADAPYTSARNAFPGIVTGIRLGDVAAQVEVQAGPHRVVSLLTREAVEELGLEVGMRATARVKSTSVHIDRG, encoded by the coding sequence ATGGAGTCCTACACCATCGGACAGGCCGCACGGCTGCTGGGCGTGAGCGTCGACACCGCCCGGCGGTGGGCGGATGCCGACCGCTTCCCCACCCGCCGGGACGGAAAGCGCCGCATCGTCGACGGCCCCGACCTGGCGGCGTTCTGCGTCGAGGCCGCCCAGGAGGCCTCCCCCGCCGAGGACGCCGACGCCCCGTACACCTCGGCCCGCAACGCCTTCCCCGGGATCGTGACCGGGATCAGGCTCGGCGACGTCGCGGCCCAGGTCGAGGTGCAGGCCGGACCGCACCGCGTGGTGTCCCTGCTGACCCGCGAGGCCGTCGAGGAACTGGGCCTGGAGGTCGGCATGCGGGCCACCGCCCGGGTGAAGTCGACCAGCGTGCACATCGACCGCGGCTGA
- a CDS encoding nitroreductase/quinone reductase family protein, whose translation MSSFNQAVIEEFRANAGRVGGPFEGSELILLTTTGAKSGKPHTVPLGFVREGGDGTGAGDGGPLLVVASAGGADRHPAWFHNLLARPLVQVETGTGEYEAVAVPAEGARRDALFARVVAEEPGYGEYQERTRRVIPVVALQRTHEVPAGEGGIAGKLLEVHGWLRAQLALVREQARGSAPGSLGMQLRQHCLAFCHSLEFHHRSEDAGLFPYLEQQHPHMREFFRRIDAEHRVIARLQEELVHALDGAPGTGPGAGFSERVERLSRELEAHLDNEEAQLLPVLQALEG comes from the coding sequence GTGTCATCTTTCAACCAAGCAGTCATCGAAGAGTTCAGGGCCAACGCCGGCCGCGTCGGCGGGCCCTTCGAAGGTTCCGAGCTGATCCTGCTCACCACCACCGGGGCCAAGTCCGGCAAGCCCCACACCGTCCCGCTCGGGTTCGTCCGGGAGGGCGGGGACGGGACCGGGGCCGGGGACGGCGGGCCGCTGCTCGTCGTCGCGTCCGCCGGCGGGGCCGACCGGCATCCCGCCTGGTTCCACAATCTGCTCGCGCGGCCCCTCGTACAGGTCGAGACGGGGACCGGGGAGTACGAGGCCGTCGCCGTGCCCGCCGAGGGGGCGCGGCGGGACGCGCTGTTCGCGCGGGTCGTGGCCGAGGAGCCCGGCTACGGGGAGTACCAGGAGCGGACCCGGCGGGTGATCCCCGTCGTGGCCCTCCAGCGCACGCACGAGGTGCCCGCCGGGGAGGGCGGGATCGCCGGGAAGCTGCTCGAGGTGCACGGGTGGCTGCGGGCCCAGCTGGCCCTCGTACGGGAGCAGGCGCGCGGGAGCGCACCCGGCTCGCTGGGGATGCAACTGCGCCAGCACTGCCTCGCGTTCTGCCACTCGCTGGAGTTCCACCACCGCAGCGAGGACGCCGGGCTCTTCCCGTATCTGGAGCAACAGCACCCGCACATGCGGGAGTTCTTCCGGCGGATCGACGCCGAGCACCGGGTCATCGCGCGGCTCCAGGAGGAGCTCGTCCACGCGCTGGACGGGGCGCCCGGCACGGGCCCCGGCGCCGGGTTCAGCGAGCGGGTGGAGCGGCTGAGCCGGGAGCTGGAGGCACATCTCGACAACGAGGAGGCGCAGTTGCTTCCGGTGCTGCAGGCGCTGGAAGGGTGA
- a CDS encoding ATP-binding protein yields MSLRLPAWTATLTWKAAAFITLMCCGLAALLGGLVHSAMTHQTVSAAREKALAKLDRTITAYETGARMARGEGIDPVGLPPELRALALTGKRATVIGEHRGRAAMWAAAPADHDTAIAVSVDFTAAERTIAELDRAILGSSVLAIGGTLLIGAVGVTRITRRLHLTAQVARRISAGDLDARVDDSARNKDEVAAVSRALDTMASSLQRKLEAEQRFTADVAHELRTPLTGLNAAAELLPPGRPAELVRDRVQAMRALTEDLLEISRLDTGGERVDLDSYDLAGLAARTIRASGTDTRLEVVASLRVETDRRRLERILGNLVANAHRHGAAPVTVRVDGRTLTVTDAGPGYPQYLLTAGPQRFRTEGMNKGHGLGLTIAAGQARALGAALAFRNPREGGAEARLTLPAPAAPEATAPPRCRDVPPAPGSAAPPAR; encoded by the coding sequence ATGAGCCTTCGGCTGCCCGCCTGGACCGCCACCCTGACCTGGAAGGCCGCGGCCTTCATCACCCTCATGTGCTGCGGGCTCGCGGCGCTGCTCGGCGGCCTCGTCCACAGCGCCATGACCCACCAGACGGTCAGCGCGGCGCGCGAGAAGGCCCTCGCCAAACTGGACCGCACCATCACCGCGTACGAGACCGGCGCACGGATGGCGCGCGGCGAGGGCATCGACCCCGTCGGCCTGCCGCCCGAGCTGCGCGCGCTGGCGTTGACCGGCAAGCGCGCCACGGTCATCGGCGAACACCGCGGCCGCGCCGCGATGTGGGCGGCGGCGCCGGCCGACCACGACACCGCGATAGCCGTGTCCGTGGACTTCACCGCCGCCGAGCGGACGATCGCCGAGCTCGACCGGGCCATCCTCGGCTCCTCGGTGCTCGCCATCGGCGGCACCCTGCTCATCGGCGCGGTCGGCGTCACCCGCATCACCCGGCGGCTGCACCTGACGGCGCAGGTGGCCCGCCGGATCAGCGCGGGCGACCTGGACGCCCGGGTCGACGACAGCGCGCGCAACAAGGACGAGGTGGCGGCGGTCTCCCGGGCCCTGGACACGATGGCCTCCTCGCTCCAGCGCAAGCTGGAGGCGGAGCAGCGGTTCACGGCGGACGTCGCCCACGAGCTCCGCACCCCGCTGACCGGCCTGAACGCGGCCGCCGAGCTCCTGCCGCCGGGCCGCCCGGCCGAACTCGTACGGGACCGCGTCCAGGCGATGCGCGCGCTGACCGAGGACCTCCTGGAGATCTCCCGGCTGGACACCGGCGGCGAACGCGTGGACCTGGACTCGTACGACCTGGCCGGCCTGGCGGCCCGTACCATCCGCGCCTCCGGCACCGACACACGGCTGGAGGTGGTTGCGTCCCTCCGGGTGGAGACCGACCGGCGGCGCCTGGAGCGGATCCTCGGCAACCTCGTCGCCAACGCCCACCGGCACGGCGCGGCCCCGGTCACGGTCCGGGTGGACGGCCGGACCCTGACCGTGACCGACGCGGGCCCCGGCTATCCGCAGTACCTGCTCACCGCCGGCCCGCAGCGGTTCCGTACGGAGGGCATGAACAAGGGCCACGGCCTGGGCCTGACCATCGCGGCGGGCCAGGCCCGCGCCCTCGGCGCCGCCCTCGCCTTCCGCAATCCGCGGGAGGGCGGCGCCGAGGCCCGTCTCACCCTTCCAGCGCCTGCAGCACCGGAAGCAACTGCGCCTCCTCGTTGTCGAGATGTGCCTCCAGCTCCCGGCTCAGCCGCTCCACCCGCTCGCTGA